The following proteins come from a genomic window of Paraburkholderia sprentiae WSM5005:
- a CDS encoding outer membrane protein assembly factor BamB family protein, producing the protein MGMRVRKVAVAFVAFATLQGVSILAKAGETDAAADWRLLGGGNDQQFHSSAAQIDQGNVGKLGLAWYVNMDSGDGLVGQPLIADGVIYQSGPPGRIYANDLKTGKSLWTFAPQTSYPANSSWTAYWASHVNRGLAMDGDNLYVGAYCNLLAVSRTTHKLVWSVPSCDMTKMQGITGAPRVGGGNVFIGNASGDMGTDRGFLDAFDGKTGKHLWRFYTQPGDPSKPFESEIMAKAAQTWGTNYWKYSHGGTSPWDAITYDDKSNTVYFGTDGPAPWSPKDRAPDAGDELFTDSIVAVDATTGEYKWHFQTVQHDGWNLAATMHIMLADLPSADGGSRRVVMTAPKNGFFYVLDAKTGQFISAKNYVPVNWTKGLDPKTGRAIPSDEGNYWDGRKGNVIPLPGDVGAHSWEPMAYDPKNHLVFIPASIVPVSMYPSKDSFGGVAADYYYGFRADAKVKTHGELIAWDPRTQTARWKADRPLPVNGGVLATASGLVFEGTGDGKVQAFAADSGKLLWTYDVGGCVLAAPTVVTVDGTEYLIIASGNGGASGMRGIPRLMNTLRSQGPARLLAFRLGGASRLPIAPPVAFPKPSLPKPADELAAARGGLVFSKNSCSACHGLNAVGPGASIIPDLRMMSAGTESAMHQIVIDGAFKQAGMPAFSDMTAQELSDLKVYIESQAWKGYAADLARRHGGASDPVN; encoded by the coding sequence ATGGGCATGAGAGTAAGGAAGGTTGCTGTCGCATTCGTGGCCTTCGCGACGCTGCAGGGTGTGTCGATATTGGCGAAAGCGGGTGAGACCGATGCAGCCGCAGACTGGCGCTTGCTTGGCGGCGGTAACGACCAGCAGTTCCATAGCTCCGCAGCTCAAATTGATCAGGGAAATGTTGGCAAGCTCGGGTTGGCCTGGTATGTAAACATGGATTCGGGTGATGGTCTCGTCGGTCAGCCGCTGATCGCGGACGGCGTCATCTATCAAAGCGGGCCGCCCGGCCGCATTTACGCCAACGATCTGAAAACCGGGAAGTCGCTCTGGACGTTCGCGCCGCAGACTTCCTATCCGGCAAATAGCAGCTGGACCGCATATTGGGCCTCCCATGTCAATCGCGGTCTGGCGATGGATGGGGACAATCTGTATGTCGGTGCCTACTGCAATCTTTTGGCAGTCAGCCGCACTACACACAAGCTCGTGTGGTCCGTTCCCTCCTGCGATATGACGAAGATGCAGGGCATTACCGGCGCTCCGCGTGTCGGTGGCGGCAACGTGTTCATCGGCAATGCGTCGGGCGATATGGGGACCGACCGAGGCTTTTTGGACGCGTTTGATGGAAAAACCGGCAAGCATCTGTGGCGCTTTTACACGCAGCCTGGCGATCCTTCCAAGCCGTTCGAAAGCGAGATCATGGCGAAAGCGGCCCAAACCTGGGGTACAAATTATTGGAAATATAGCCACGGTGGTACGAGCCCGTGGGATGCCATTACCTACGACGACAAATCCAATACTGTTTATTTCGGGACGGATGGTCCTGCTCCTTGGTCGCCGAAGGATCGTGCACCGGATGCCGGCGACGAATTGTTTACTGACTCGATCGTTGCCGTCGATGCAACGACCGGGGAGTACAAATGGCATTTTCAAACGGTCCAGCACGATGGTTGGAACTTGGCTGCGACCATGCACATCATGCTGGCTGATTTGCCTTCTGCGGATGGCGGTAGTCGCCGTGTGGTGATGACTGCGCCCAAGAACGGCTTCTTTTATGTCCTGGACGCCAAGACCGGTCAATTCATCAGCGCCAAGAACTATGTTCCAGTGAATTGGACCAAGGGCCTTGATCCGAAGACCGGCCGGGCGATCCCGTCTGATGAAGGGAATTACTGGGACGGCAGGAAAGGTAATGTGATTCCTTTGCCTGGTGACGTGGGCGCGCATAGCTGGGAGCCGATGGCTTACGACCCCAAGAATCATCTCGTTTTCATCCCAGCTTCGATCGTGCCAGTTTCGATGTATCCAAGTAAGGATTCGTTCGGTGGTGTTGCCGCTGACTACTATTACGGTTTCCGGGCCGATGCCAAGGTGAAGACCCATGGCGAGTTGATTGCTTGGGATCCGCGAACTCAAACAGCGCGGTGGAAGGCTGATCGACCGTTGCCGGTGAATGGTGGTGTGTTGGCTACCGCGAGTGGTCTGGTTTTTGAAGGGACGGGCGACGGTAAGGTGCAGGCTTTTGCTGCCGATTCAGGGAAATTGCTCTGGACATACGATGTCGGTGGGTGCGTGCTTGCTGCACCAACCGTGGTCACGGTGGATGGTACGGAATACCTGATCATCGCCAGCGGCAATGGAGGTGCGTCGGGCATGCGTGGAATTCCGCGCCTGATGAATACCTTGCGTAGCCAAGGTCCGGCGCGCCTGCTTGCCTTCAGGCTGGGCGGTGCTTCGAGGTTGCCGATTGCACCTCCTGTCGCGTTCCCCAAGCCAAGCTTGCCGAAACCGGCCGATGAGCTTGCGGCAGCCCGCGGTGGGCTGGTCTTTTCGAAAAATAGTTGTTCCGCATGCCACGGCTTAAACGCAGTGGGTCCGGGTGCCAGCATCATTCCTGATCTTCGCATGATGTCGGCCGGTACCGAGTCAGCTATGCATCAGATCGTGATTGATGGCGCTTTCAAGCAGGCCGGTATGCCAGCATTCTCGGATATGACTGCCCAGGAACTCTCGGATCTGAAGGTTTACATCGAATCCCAGGCATGGAAGGGATATGCGGCAGATCTGGCTCGTCGACACGGCGGCGCTTCGGATCCTGTGAACTGA
- a CDS encoding MFS transporter, whose product MSSDNRVSASSSKREIGRTLAVGLLFVAGYMSNSIYPSFVGAIANTSRLHDVSIGDLATAEFLAFGVVLLLAGRYLPQRKLRLTAGICLVIHLLMAYAMTKFPPGMLIICRLLYGTASGVLVSIAYIHLAQSALPGRTVAVYTTSVMVTGVVWSLVLPKVLVPLFGYSQIFLFLTFFSFVALIFLKFCPDESIVKESTDARLVASENNKLALSPVLILCSVGMWSFFMMIFWVYADPIAKNIPGSVAKNWLTISLVCQIFGAALSALFVEKIPAIPMLSIGLCISIIQIVAILAGVDGIGFVMWTGIYGFLGYFLVAFYIKVLNKTDPTNRAVILFPGVQMLTASIGPMLVSKLVSETNISGVLKIDLIAIVTSPICLWLAMVVHKRAAGRVQRVGLAGGESH is encoded by the coding sequence ATGTCTTCTGACAACCGGGTCAGTGCTTCATCAAGCAAGCGGGAGATCGGCAGAACGCTAGCTGTTGGTCTGTTGTTTGTGGCGGGTTACATGAGCAACTCCATTTATCCGAGTTTTGTGGGTGCCATTGCCAATACTTCCCGGCTACATGATGTGAGTATTGGCGATTTGGCTACAGCAGAATTTCTGGCTTTTGGCGTCGTGCTCTTGTTGGCGGGGCGATATTTGCCACAACGTAAGCTCAGGTTGACGGCAGGCATTTGCCTCGTCATCCATCTGTTGATGGCATATGCCATGACAAAATTTCCACCGGGGATGCTGATTATTTGCCGCTTGCTTTATGGCACAGCTAGTGGAGTACTGGTGTCAATTGCATATATTCACTTGGCTCAGTCAGCACTTCCGGGGCGTACAGTGGCAGTGTACACGACAAGTGTAATGGTCACGGGAGTGGTCTGGTCGCTGGTTTTGCCTAAAGTCCTAGTGCCGCTTTTTGGGTATTCACAAATTTTCCTTTTTCTCACTTTCTTTTCATTCGTTGCACTTATTTTCTTAAAGTTTTGTCCCGACGAAAGTATTGTCAAAGAGTCGACTGACGCCAGGTTAGTCGCTTCAGAAAATAACAAGCTCGCGTTATCGCCGGTATTGATTCTTTGCAGTGTGGGAATGTGGTCATTTTTCATGATGATCTTCTGGGTTTATGCTGATCCCATTGCGAAAAATATTCCTGGATCGGTGGCAAAAAATTGGCTGACCATTTCGCTTGTCTGCCAGATTTTCGGGGCCGCATTATCGGCATTGTTCGTCGAAAAAATTCCCGCAATTCCGATGCTGAGTATTGGCCTTTGCATTTCTATCATTCAGATTGTTGCGATTCTTGCTGGTGTGGATGGTATAGGTTTTGTGATGTGGACAGGGATTTATGGATTCCTCGGATATTTCCTCGTTGCTTTTTATATCAAGGTTCTCAACAAAACCGATCCGACTAATCGTGCGGTAATTTTATTCCCGGGTGTGCAGATGCTGACGGCGAGTATTGGTCCAATGCTTGTTTCCAAGTTGGTATCTGAAACCAATATATCGGGTGTATTGAAAATTGATCTGATAGCGATTGTTACTTCACCTATTTGTCTCTGGTTGGCGATGGTTGTACATAAACGAGCTGCCGGACGTGTGCAGCGTGTTGGACTCGCTGGTGGTGAAAGCCATTAG
- the gabT gene encoding 4-aminobutyrate--2-oxoglutarate transaminase, which yields MSSKEQTNNDLMARRAKAVPRGIGNAHPVFAERASNGEIWDVEGKRYIDFCAGIAVLNTGHRHPKISAAVAQQAEKFSHTCFQVVAYESYVELAERLSALAPGNFEKKAFFMTTGAEAVENAIKVARHHTKRSAVISFDGAFHGRTFMAMALTGKVAPYKAGFGPMAAEVYQALYPSELEGVSTECALHSVERLFKYTVDPHRVAAIIVEPVQGEGGYTPAPAAFLKGLREICDKHDILLIADEIQTGVGRTGRMFAMEHHGVVPDLTTMAKGLGGGMTISAVVGRADILDSVPAGGLGSTYAGHPMACVAALAVLDVMKEEHLCARSEAIGERMRGRFNGLRSRVPEIADVRGLGAMTGIEFRKSYQPAPELANALKADAFDRGLLLLTCGSYGNVLRIMPPLTVCDAIVDEGIDIIESILLEL from the coding sequence ATGTCGAGTAAAGAGCAAACTAACAATGACCTGATGGCACGACGAGCGAAAGCAGTGCCCAGAGGGATTGGAAATGCTCACCCCGTATTTGCGGAGCGTGCCAGCAACGGTGAAATCTGGGACGTTGAAGGTAAGCGCTATATCGATTTTTGCGCGGGTATTGCTGTTCTGAACACGGGCCACCGTCATCCCAAAATCTCGGCGGCTGTCGCCCAGCAGGCGGAAAAGTTTTCGCATACCTGCTTCCAGGTGGTCGCGTATGAATCGTACGTCGAGCTCGCAGAGCGACTGTCGGCCCTCGCGCCCGGGAATTTCGAGAAGAAGGCGTTCTTCATGACTACGGGTGCGGAAGCCGTTGAAAACGCTATCAAGGTCGCACGCCATCATACAAAGCGTTCCGCTGTCATTTCGTTCGACGGCGCGTTCCACGGTCGCACTTTCATGGCGATGGCGCTGACCGGAAAAGTCGCCCCATACAAGGCCGGCTTCGGGCCGATGGCCGCCGAAGTGTATCAGGCTCTTTATCCGTCGGAGCTCGAAGGGGTCTCGACGGAATGCGCGCTTCATAGTGTCGAACGTCTGTTCAAGTACACGGTGGATCCGCATCGCGTAGCCGCAATCATCGTAGAGCCGGTACAGGGCGAAGGCGGTTATACGCCCGCACCCGCTGCGTTCCTGAAAGGCCTACGCGAAATTTGCGACAAGCACGACATCTTGCTGATTGCCGATGAGATTCAGACCGGCGTGGGTCGAACCGGGCGTATGTTCGCGATGGAGCATCACGGCGTGGTGCCGGACCTGACGACGATGGCCAAGGGTCTCGGTGGCGGTATGACCATTTCGGCTGTTGTGGGCCGCGCAGATATTCTGGATTCAGTGCCGGCAGGTGGCCTTGGCAGCACATATGCGGGCCATCCGATGGCCTGTGTTGCTGCACTGGCTGTCTTGGACGTGATGAAAGAAGAGCACCTTTGTGCTCGCAGTGAAGCTATCGGCGAGCGTATGCGCGGACGGTTCAATGGGCTCCGCTCACGTGTGCCCGAGATTGCCGATGTCCGCGGACTGGGTGCCATGACCGGCATCGAGTTCAGGAAGAGCTATCAGCCCGCTCCGGAACTTGCCAATGCGTTGAAGGCCGACGCATTCGATCGCGGCCTGCTTCTGCTGACGTGCGGCTCATACGGCAATGTCCTGCGGATCATGCCGCCATTAACGGTGTGCGACGCAATTGTTGACGAGGGAATCGACATCATCGAATCGATTTTGCTTGAGCTATAG
- a CDS encoding serine hydrolase domain-containing protein: protein MKPLNHLGKAITSADWLDVPTNRIAFRKIEDVLPIAEIDNGLSSQKNFEQRLIPSEFLNFEDSTGVFNIEKFLEDSYTDGFLILYSGKIAYEWYTPTQSSSDRHIVFSVTKSVVGSLVGVLIDQGKIDPSEFVPHYVPELRRTAFDQVRVQHLLDMTVSLDFTESYLDRSGAYARYRRSVGWGGSEVDSTHSGMHAFLTEIPLKNQPHGSSFDYLSPNSDVLGWVCERAANGSLAALLSSHIWQPLQAESSAYITVDRLGAPRAAGGFGCTLRDMARFGECMRNEGNIDGRQIIPASWIERTIQRTDSPTWKAGAMADWIPGGGYKNQWWLTNNENNAYFAAGIYGHWIYIDPTRGVVIVKQTSRPEGPATKEMFQYEVGLYGKLAARFR from the coding sequence ATGAAACCACTGAATCACCTTGGTAAAGCAATTACATCGGCGGACTGGCTTGATGTGCCGACGAACCGGATTGCGTTTCGTAAAATTGAAGACGTGTTGCCGATCGCAGAAATTGATAATGGTCTGTCGTCGCAAAAGAATTTTGAGCAACGCTTGATCCCGTCGGAATTTTTGAATTTTGAAGATTCTACTGGCGTGTTTAATATTGAGAAATTCCTCGAAGATTCTTATACCGATGGTTTTTTGATTTTGTATAGCGGAAAAATCGCATACGAATGGTACACCCCGACACAATCCAGTAGCGATAGGCATATAGTATTTTCGGTGACCAAATCGGTGGTGGGATCGCTAGTTGGCGTTCTTATTGATCAGGGAAAGATCGATCCGTCGGAATTTGTACCTCACTACGTGCCGGAGTTGCGGCGCACGGCATTTGATCAAGTCCGTGTTCAGCATCTGCTTGACATGACGGTGAGCCTTGACTTCACGGAGTCTTATCTCGACCGGAGTGGCGCGTATGCCCGCTATCGGCGTTCGGTTGGTTGGGGCGGTTCTGAGGTCGATTCGACGCATTCGGGTATGCACGCATTTTTGACAGAGATTCCGCTAAAAAACCAACCTCATGGAAGCTCCTTTGATTATCTTTCGCCAAACTCGGACGTTTTAGGCTGGGTTTGCGAACGAGCAGCTAATGGCTCATTGGCCGCTTTGTTGTCTTCGCACATCTGGCAGCCTCTGCAGGCTGAGTCTAGTGCTTACATTACGGTAGATAGGCTTGGAGCGCCCCGAGCGGCGGGTGGTTTTGGATGCACTCTGCGGGACATGGCACGATTCGGCGAGTGTATGCGTAATGAGGGAAACATTGATGGGCGCCAGATCATTCCCGCTTCGTGGATTGAGCGCACCATACAACGAACCGACAGCCCGACTTGGAAGGCTGGCGCCATGGCGGATTGGATTCCGGGTGGTGGGTATAAAAATCAGTGGTGGCTGACCAATAATGAAAATAATGCCTATTTCGCCGCGGGAATTTACGGGCACTGGATCTACATTGATCCGACGCGAGGCGTTGTAATAGTAAAGCAGACGTCGCGGCCCGAAGGGCCAGCAACTAAGGAAATGTTTCAGTACGAGGTTGGGCTTTACGGAAAATTGGCTGCGAGATTTCGCTAA
- a CDS encoding aldehyde dehydrogenase family protein: MRKLSRFYIDGHWVTPLAGSESKVFEVYSPITELLSGQVLLGSSGDVDNAVRAAKKALETFSATSKLERIELLRRIAEEYRKRHDDFSEAVAEEIGCPPWLAKDGQFTLPEMHLKAGIDLLGSYQFEHTQGTTLIRQQPVGVCGLITPWNWPILQIMVKLAPALATGCTVVWKPSEYSSFSAQILAEVLDAAAVPPGVFNMVFGDGSCVGHAISSHADVAMVSVTGSTRAGIEVARQAAFTVKRVHQELGGKGPNILLEDADFETAITSGVQYVMLNSGQNCTSPTRLLVPRSRLDEAEAIAMKVATGMKVGPPEAEAMIGPVANKQQWERVQHMIQRGIDEGARLVLGGTGRPEGVERGYFVRPTIFSDVSNQMAIAQEEIFGPVLSIIPYDSVEDAISMANDSEFGLAAYVHSARHDAAMQVASRIVSGQIYINGDMNLYDVTVPFGGRKMSGNGKEFGAAGFDAFTESVAYLGFGTAS, encoded by the coding sequence ATGCGTAAGTTATCCCGTTTCTACATTGATGGTCACTGGGTCACCCCTCTGGCCGGGTCGGAGTCGAAAGTGTTCGAGGTCTATAGTCCAATAACGGAGCTGCTTTCTGGGCAGGTATTGCTTGGCAGTTCGGGTGATGTCGACAACGCTGTTCGTGCTGCCAAAAAGGCGCTTGAGACTTTTTCTGCCACTTCGAAGCTTGAGCGGATCGAATTGTTGCGGCGAATTGCTGAAGAGTATCGGAAGCGACATGACGACTTTAGCGAAGCAGTGGCGGAAGAAATCGGATGTCCGCCTTGGCTGGCCAAGGATGGGCAATTTACTTTGCCAGAAATGCACCTGAAAGCAGGCATTGATTTGCTGGGTTCCTATCAGTTTGAGCATACGCAAGGTACCACTTTAATCCGGCAACAACCAGTTGGTGTATGCGGTCTAATTACACCGTGGAACTGGCCGATCCTGCAAATCATGGTCAAGCTCGCGCCGGCGCTCGCGACAGGCTGTACAGTGGTATGGAAGCCCTCGGAGTACTCGTCTTTTTCGGCGCAGATCCTGGCGGAGGTTCTGGACGCGGCCGCTGTTCCGCCTGGTGTCTTCAATATGGTATTCGGTGACGGTAGTTGCGTGGGCCACGCCATCAGTTCGCATGCAGACGTGGCGATGGTGTCTGTCACGGGTTCGACCCGGGCCGGTATTGAAGTTGCCCGTCAGGCAGCCTTTACGGTCAAGCGAGTTCATCAAGAACTCGGCGGAAAGGGGCCAAACATCCTCCTGGAAGACGCTGATTTCGAGACGGCAATTACGTCGGGTGTGCAATATGTCATGCTGAACTCGGGACAGAATTGCACGTCGCCAACGAGGCTGCTGGTTCCTAGAAGTCGCCTGGACGAGGCGGAAGCCATCGCAATGAAAGTGGCCACGGGAATGAAGGTTGGGCCACCGGAGGCTGAGGCAATGATCGGTCCTGTGGCGAACAAGCAGCAGTGGGAGCGTGTGCAGCATATGATCCAGCGAGGAATCGACGAGGGAGCGAGACTGGTATTAGGCGGCACAGGGCGGCCGGAGGGCGTGGAGCGGGGGTATTTCGTTAGGCCAACAATTTTTAGTGATGTGAGCAATCAGATGGCCATCGCTCAGGAGGAAATTTTTGGCCCAGTGCTATCCATCATTCCATATGACTCGGTTGAAGACGCAATCTCGATGGCGAATGATAGTGAATTCGGGCTTGCTGCGTATGTGCATTCCGCGCGCCATGATGCTGCGATGCAGGTCGCGAGCCGAATTGTGTCCGGCCAGATCTACATTAACGGAGACATGAATCTGTACGACGTCACGGTACCGTTTGGGGGCCGGAAAATGTCGGGGAATGGCAAGGAATTTGGTGCAGCGGGATTTGACGCCTTTACGGAAAGTGTTGCATACCTCGGATTTGGCACCGCAAGTTGA
- a CDS encoding APC family permease, whose translation MLTVLAFAAPMAVVAGYLPFTIVADGPGASLALCLTTAILLLFTVGYVTMTRHVPKPGDFYAFISSGLGNVPGLGAAFLAVISYVALLLGGYVFFGISVSSAIVSLVGVQTEWWEWSLVGWIAVSALGYLHIELSAKVLSVSMMIEIAIVMIFNVAVIHSGGADGLSVEPFTPSAFIRGDVGVTLLYAILLFVGFEATALFRDELVEPDRTIPRATYGAVILVGLLYTLSCYALVSAYGQRVWDIAKDDPASMFAHAISIYAGRTMAEVTQVFVSMSVLASLISIHNVLSRYVFNLAADRAFPKYFSSVHYQHRSPHAASNLIAFVALLLIGLLLFTHANSAETYGMAAGIGGLGVVVLMAMVSYSAVAWFARNGMPKEENAFKTLIAPGISAIVLTLTAIFGVIHLDLVVGGKPGEYGWVTYLLLAAFVIGSLVAFYFRCAMPEVYQNLGRAERVFEFLANRQERADQLSD comes from the coding sequence ATGTTGACCGTGCTTGCTTTTGCTGCACCGATGGCCGTGGTCGCAGGATATCTGCCATTTACGATTGTCGCCGATGGACCCGGTGCAAGTCTGGCTTTGTGTTTGACAACCGCAATTCTGCTCTTGTTTACAGTGGGCTATGTAACCATGACGCGGCACGTTCCGAAGCCCGGGGACTTTTATGCGTTCATTAGCTCGGGGTTGGGCAACGTACCCGGATTGGGAGCCGCATTTCTGGCTGTTATATCCTATGTGGCGCTTTTGCTCGGGGGGTACGTATTTTTTGGAATTAGCGTGAGTTCGGCAATTGTTAGTCTGGTTGGAGTCCAAACGGAATGGTGGGAATGGTCGCTGGTTGGTTGGATCGCCGTCAGTGCGTTGGGGTATTTGCACATTGAATTGTCTGCCAAGGTTCTGTCGGTTTCTATGATGATAGAAATTGCCATCGTGATGATTTTCAATGTGGCCGTTATTCATTCCGGGGGCGCGGATGGCCTGTCGGTCGAACCATTTACGCCGTCAGCCTTTATTCGGGGAGATGTCGGCGTCACTTTGCTGTACGCGATTCTGCTGTTTGTCGGATTCGAGGCAACTGCGCTGTTCAGAGATGAACTGGTCGAGCCGGATCGGACTATCCCACGTGCTACATATGGCGCGGTAATTCTGGTCGGACTTTTGTATACGCTTTCTTGCTATGCGCTCGTGTCGGCTTACGGCCAGCGTGTATGGGATATCGCGAAAGATGATCCGGCTTCGATGTTTGCCCATGCGATCAGCATCTATGCTGGTCGGACCATGGCCGAAGTGACTCAAGTGTTCGTGAGCATGTCTGTGCTCGCTTCGTTGATCTCGATCCACAATGTGCTTTCCCGCTATGTTTTCAATTTGGCCGCAGATCGGGCATTTCCGAAATATTTTTCAAGTGTGCACTACCAACATCGCTCGCCGCATGCAGCTTCCAATCTGATTGCGTTCGTTGCGTTGCTGCTCATTGGATTGCTCCTATTTACCCATGCCAATAGTGCGGAGACGTATGGGATGGCTGCGGGTATTGGTGGGCTCGGCGTTGTCGTGCTGATGGCAATGGTGAGTTATTCCGCCGTCGCATGGTTTGCCAGAAATGGCATGCCTAAAGAAGAAAATGCCTTCAAGACGTTAATCGCACCCGGAATATCCGCCATTGTTCTTACGCTGACCGCGATCTTTGGAGTTATCCATCTCGACCTCGTAGTCGGCGGAAAACCAGGGGAATATGGGTGGGTTACGTATTTGCTGCTTGCGGCATTCGTGATCGGAAGCCTGGTTGCGTTCTATTTCCGCTGCGCAATGCCGGAGGTATATCAAAATCTTGGGCGTGCAGAGCGTGTTTTTGAGTTTTTGGCAAATCGACAGGAGCGGGCCGATCAATTATCGGATTGA
- a CDS encoding SDR family NAD(P)-dependent oxidoreductase, which translates to MTEFKAKSAVIIGGETGIGRASAEALAKSGLSVTIAGIIAAKGHETAEVINARGGDAIFVHLDVRDSKKVTEVVQQGRAEGHDILVYSAGVFDNLAGCTDTSEELWNQLMDINLKGCFLANKAALEIMVKRGWGRIVNIGSIASFNASADGFPYTVSKHGMVGLTKHIARRYGKDGITANCVCPGIIETDIVSNTKNIIGNCAPPLSQDIMNGDGWKKWVPVGRQGTVSEVADLVAYLAGGSAGYITGQSLVIDGGWLTA; encoded by the coding sequence ATGACTGAATTCAAAGCTAAAAGTGCAGTGATTATCGGCGGGGAAACTGGCATTGGCCGTGCATCCGCTGAAGCGCTGGCGAAGTCTGGTCTGTCGGTAACTATTGCTGGGATCATCGCTGCAAAAGGTCATGAGACTGCTGAGGTAATCAATGCTCGTGGCGGTGACGCGATATTCGTGCACCTGGATGTTCGCGATTCCAAAAAGGTCACAGAGGTGGTGCAGCAAGGGCGAGCGGAAGGGCACGATATTCTGGTCTATTCTGCAGGGGTTTTTGATAATCTTGCTGGTTGCACTGATACTTCCGAAGAGCTTTGGAATCAACTGATGGATATTAATTTGAAGGGTTGTTTCCTTGCCAATAAGGCGGCGCTTGAAATCATGGTCAAGCGTGGCTGGGGACGGATCGTCAATATTGGATCTATTGCTTCATTCAATGCAAGTGCTGATGGATTTCCGTATACCGTGTCCAAGCACGGCATGGTCGGGCTGACCAAGCACATTGCGCGCCGATATGGAAAGGATGGCATCACTGCAAATTGCGTATGCCCCGGCATCATTGAAACGGATATCGTTTCCAATACGAAAAATATCATTGGGAACTGTGCTCCTCCATTGTCGCAGGACATCATGAATGGAGATGGATGGAAAAAATGGGTTCCGGTTGGTCGCCAGGGCACGGTCAGCGAAGTTGCTGATCTGGTGGCCTACCTCGCAGGAGGAAGTGCTGGATACATAACCGGCCAATCACTTGTAATTGATGGCGGCTGGTTGACGGCATAA
- a CDS encoding high-potential iron-sulfur protein yields the protein METPRRTFLIRTMGFASGLAMSRFAFADAASVSEADPMAGALGYKANAAKVDKTKYPRYTVGQACGNCALFQGPPNSTSAPCSVFAGKEVAAKGWCSAYSKRA from the coding sequence GTGGAAACACCTCGTCGCACCTTTTTGATCCGGACCATGGGCTTTGCTTCGGGCCTTGCAATGTCGCGGTTCGCCTTTGCTGATGCAGCCTCAGTGTCGGAAGCCGACCCCATGGCAGGAGCGCTTGGCTACAAGGCCAACGCGGCCAAGGTCGACAAAACAAAATACCCGAGGTATACCGTCGGTCAAGCTTGCGGCAATTGCGCGTTATTTCAGGGCCCACCGAACAGTACGTCCGCACCATGCTCTGTATTTGCCGGCAAGGAGGTTGCCGCCAAGGGATGGTGCAGCGCTTATAGCAAAAGGGCGTGA